Within the Deltaproteobacteria bacterium genome, the region ACAGCAGCCGGTCTCTGGCTTATTGAAAAAAGCCCCTTGCATTGGTGGCTGTGGGTATGGCTTTTCTTTCTCATATTCAGTATCTTCATGATGTATATCTCTCCCTATGTGATAGAGCCGTTGTTTAACAAGTTTCGTCCTGTTGAAGATGAAAACCTCAAAGCGGGCATTCAGGAACTGACGGGAAAGGTCGGCGTTAAGATCAGCAAGATCCTCAAAATGGACGCATCGAAAAGGACAAAGCATACCAACGCCTATTTCACAGGCATCGGAAGGGTCAAAAGGGTCGTTCTCTTTGATACACTCCTGAACTCGATGAGCACGGAGGAGATCATCGTGGTCCTGGGACATGAGCTCGGACATTGGAAAAAGAAGCATGTCTTAAAGCAATTGGTCCTTATGGAGGCGATTTCTCTTGCAGTGCTCTACCTGTCCTTTCGATTGATGCAGGGCAGCCTTTTGCTCAATTGGTTCGATATCTCCACAAACAGCCAGTTTGCAAAGATAGCGATCCTTATGTTTCTTGGTACGATTGCGGCATTCCCGTTTACGCCGGCGTTTAACCTCTTCTCCAGAAGGCATGAAAGGGAAGCAGACACCTTCGCCTGTGAACTCACCGACAATCCGGACGCCATGATCAGCGCACTGGTAAAGCTTTCAAAGGACAACCTCTCAAACCTCCACCCCCACCCGGTATACAGCGCCTTCTACTACTCCCACCCGCCGGTGACCGAGAGAATACAGCACATCAAGGAGTGGAAAAAATCCCGGTAGCTCCCCGTTCCTGCTTCCTCCAAATAAGATTCTTCAATTCCCCTCTACATAGAGTGGCGAGAATTGTATTCCGTCATTGCGATGCGTCATCGGTGCAGAAGCAATCTCTCCCTTCCCTGTCATCCAGTTCCAACCCAGTTCTTTCTTATTCTCTATGCTCAATCTTTGAAAGCCTTGTTTCGTGATCATCAAGCTGAGCGGAGGGTTTTTTATCCCCGATTCATTCTCTTGCCTTTTCCGCGTGCACCATGCTATCTGCAAATCATGCGTTCCAATGCCCTTGTATATGTAATCTCCATCTTAGTGGCCATGGTAATTGGCTGGTCGGTGTTTAATCCGAGCTACAGCGGGTCGATAGAATATATGATCATGCTTGTTTTTTTTATCATGATCGCATGGACTATCCTTATAGCCTTTGTGCCTAACCCCAAGGAGCGCGGGTATCTTATCTCCATATTTCTTGTAGCCTTGTTTTTAAGAATACTTGTCTCCCTGCTTGTTCATGCCTTGCTCCCCCCTGGCTATTTCGCACCGGATGAGGTTGGTACACTATGGACTGGAAAAATGATCGCTGAATCATGGAGCGGTTCTGCCATGCCTCCTACTGTAAGTATTATAAGTAGCGGTATATACTATTTTGCCGGATCTATATTTTATATCTTTGGGTACAAACCCAATATCTTGTTTTTACTTGCAAACTTTCTCGGTGCAATGACAGCTTTAAATGCCTATTTCATAACAAAGCGGCTATTCAATGAACAGTCTGCACGCTATAGTGCAATGGTGGTAACTATCTTGCCGTCACTCATTCTTTGGTCATCTATGCCGTTAAAGGATGTTTATTCCCAGTTTTTCATTACGTCCATTATTCACCTTACCTTAAGGATTAAAGAGCGATTTAGAATAAGCAACCTCGCGCTTATTTTTGGTCTGCTTGCACTTATTGGATTTGTCAGAGGGTATCTGGTTATTATCATATTAATGGCAGTTGCCGCTACATTTATCCCTGTACGTAAAGAAACCTTTATAAGAAATGCAATTGTTATAGCTATCTTTGCCATATCGTTTAGCCTGTTTTTTTCATCATACGCGGCAAAAGCTATACCCAAATACGGCGAAAAATCTGAAGGTATATTACAAACAATGCAACAAACCAGAAGCGGATTTTATACCGGCGGTTCAAAGATGCTCGGACACGTAAATATTGCAGATCCGGTTAATGCTATGATGTATTCTCCTTTGCTCTTGACAGTATTTTTTCTTGCTCCTTTTCCATGGGACATCTCAGGAAGTATAATTCATAACCTTGCAACTATGGAGAGTTTGGTGTGGTATTTCTTTTTCTATTACGCAATAAAAGGCATTATATGGTCATTTAAAGAGGGCAATTTTGATGTGATGCCTGTGCTTGTCATGATCGGAGTGCTATCCATTGCATACGCACTGGCAATTTCGAACCTCGGTGCTGCATACCGTTTCAGGGCACAGGTCTCCGTACTTTTATTAGTATTCAGTGGCTATGGATTGTATTTGAGGAAGCAGGAGCACAAAAAGAAATATGCGATGCCTGTCGAACCAAATATTTCGTCTTCCTCTCCCCATCCCCCTAACAAGTGGTAGCTGGGTAATCATTCCTGCGCCACATGACCCGGAACTGTCATTCCCAAGAAACATGTCCTCGTGAAAATGGTGAGCGGGAATCCCGTTCTCTAATTATGCAAAAAAACACATCATTTCACATTTAACAGGCTGATTCATATACTTTTAGATGTCTTTTGTTTCTATTTTCCCTATTTCGTTGCAATTACAATCATATGATTTGCAAAATTCCTTAAAAAAGGAAAACGGCTAAAAAAATCATCTATAGGTTCATAGATTCTTAATATCTTAGCAAACATATTCTTGGGGAGTATCTTTCCAAGCCAAAGAAAAGGGCCATAAAAACATGCTTCAACTTTTATATCGTTAAACCCAGCTATTTTAAATTTTTTTGTAATAGAATGAGTTGTTTCAAAATACTGCCTAAGATTAGAAAAACCAGGAAGCATAAGCTTACTATTTAAGAAATTAAATCCGGCATACCCGTGTGTGGACAACAAGGGAGCCACAGTAACAAAACAGATTCCTCCTTTTTTTAAAACACGAAACATCTCTTGAATTGCTCTTATTCTATCGGGGATATAACGTAACAGCTCTATAGCAATGATTATATCGTAAGCTTCATCTTGTAATGGTAAATGAGTTGCATCACTATGCAGTATTGGTATGTCTGGATTTTCCTGTATTGCTATTTTTACCATTTCTTCTGCTCCATCAACTCCGGTACAATGATATCCTTGTGCCTTAAGGGCTTTTAATGTGTAACCAGTTCCACATCCTATATCCAATACTTCACGTGGTGGCGAATATTTTACCAAATATTTGTAGAGTATCTCATCAATTTTTTTCCGCCCATATGTAAAAGTAGAAAGATAAGGGTCTTTATTAAAGATTAAATACCTATTTCTAAAAAGCTGGGCTTGTTTATTATGTAAAGTTATACCATCTTGTGCGCTTTTATCTTCCATTTGTATACCTCTCTACAATTTGTTGCATTGTCATAATCTTTAATATTCCCTCTTTTTTTTTCACATTAGCATATTGCAAAATTTCTTCAAACGCTGAGAGCATTTTATCCTCATAATGTCCTACCAAATTAAATGGGTGAAACCATAAGTGGAATATTTCTTTATTTTTAATCGCTTTATCTATCCCCTTTTTAGCTTTTTTAACTCTGAAACTTACAGGTATAAAACTTCTTACACCATCCTTTGCCAAATATAACATAGAGCCGGGAATATTAAAAAGCCCCTCCAGCGGTTCCTCTATCTGTACACTCCTAGGGGATATCATAAGTAATTCATCCAGATAATGAAATATTTTTTGTAGTTTTTTTTGTTGAATATCATAAAACCAAGTTTTATCCATTCCTCTATATGCAGTAAAACCATATTGTTTTAACACAGACAAACACCCTTCTGCATTCCTGGGAAAAATAAAACTTTTAAAACTCATTCCAATCTCCTGTGCTATATTAATGCACGCACCAATATCTGATTCAGCAGTCTCAGCACTGCATCCAGGATCACCAAAAATAATATGCGAAAAAGAATGACAGGCTATTTCTTGTTCAGTTTTACTGTTTCTTATCCATTCTACTATATCCTTACCATACCATATTGGTTCATCTTTAATATTAGAAGTCGGGTCTTTTTCGAACCAATCTTTTTTATACCACGAATATTGTGGTCTTATGATTTCCCGATGTTTAATGCCATTCGATATCGAACAACTATCTAAAAAAAGATGCCCAACAATAGCCCATGTTGCTGTAATAGTGTATTTTTCTAAAAGGGAAAGTAATTTATTTATTACTTTACGTTCTCCTTCAAACTTCCATTTTATATTTTCAAAATCTTTGTGATCAAAACTGCCCCAAGCAAGTTCTGTGTCAATAGATATGACAAATGTAGGTATATCCCAGGGTTTTCTATTATTCATTTATTTTATCTACCTTTCTTAAAATCTTCACATACTTAGGTGCCCAGACTCTTACAGGATATTTCTTTTCAACCTCAAAGTATTCTTCCCTTTTTAATATGTATGACTTTATGTACGTACTGATCATATCCATAGTCAGTAAATCAATCTTTGTCATAAAAATCTGTTCCAAAGAAAACAATAGCCCAATGTAATTATCAAAATATCCTTCAAATTTTTACTAAAGG harbors:
- a CDS encoding M48 family metallopeptidase yields the protein MYTSASYILIAYVFVAISGYWLEYLKLSYLKRYGTVVPPEFAGSIDQKLLDSSNRYTIESTKFGIASSLFSNVLLIAFFFAGILGTYTAWIASLHLNFIVSGIVFFLLLVYADTFLTIPFSVYQTFKIEKKFGFNTMTAKLWLTDFVKSLLVSTVLLSLITAAGLWLIEKSPLHWWLWVWLFFLIFSIFMMYISPYVIEPLFNKFRPVEDENLKAGIQELTGKVGVKISKILKMDASKRTKHTNAYFTGIGRVKRVVLFDTLLNSMSTEEIIVVLGHELGHWKKKHVLKQLVLMEAISLAVLYLSFRLMQGSLLLNWFDISTNSQFAKIAILMFLGTIAAFPFTPAFNLFSRRHEREADTFACELTDNPDAMISALVKLSKDNLSNLHPHPVYSAFYYSHPPVTERIQHIKEWKKSR
- a CDS encoding glycosyltransferase family 39 protein, which translates into the protein MRSNALVYVISILVAMVIGWSVFNPSYSGSIEYMIMLVFFIMIAWTILIAFVPNPKERGYLISIFLVALFLRILVSLLVHALLPPGYFAPDEVGTLWTGKMIAESWSGSAMPPTVSIISSGIYYFAGSIFYIFGYKPNILFLLANFLGAMTALNAYFITKRLFNEQSARYSAMVVTILPSLILWSSMPLKDVYSQFFITSIIHLTLRIKERFRISNLALIFGLLALIGFVRGYLVIIILMAVAATFIPVRKETFIRNAIVIAIFAISFSLFFSSYAAKAIPKYGEKSEGILQTMQQTRSGFYTGGSKMLGHVNIADPVNAMMYSPLLLTVFFLAPFPWDISGSIIHNLATMESLVWYFFFYYAIKGIIWSFKEGNFDVMPVLVMIGVLSIAYALAISNLGAAYRFRAQVSVLLLVFSGYGLYLRKQEHKKKYAMPVEPNISSSSPHPPNKW
- a CDS encoding class I SAM-dependent methyltransferase, with translation MEDKSAQDGITLHNKQAQLFRNRYLIFNKDPYLSTFTYGRKKIDEILYKYLVKYSPPREVLDIGCGTGYTLKALKAQGYHCTGVDGAEEMVKIAIQENPDIPILHSDATHLPLQDEAYDIIIAIELLRYIPDRIRAIQEMFRVLKKGGICFVTVAPLLSTHGYAGFNFLNSKLMLPGFSNLRQYFETTHSITKKFKIAGFNDIKVEACFYGPFLWLGKILPKNMFAKILRIYEPIDDFFSRFPFLRNFANHMIVIATK
- a CDS encoding polysaccharide deacetylase family protein, with translation MNNRKPWDIPTFVISIDTELAWGSFDHKDFENIKWKFEGERKVINKLLSLLEKYTITATWAIVGHLFLDSCSISNGIKHREIIRPQYSWYKKDWFEKDPTSNIKDEPIWYGKDIVEWIRNSKTEQEIACHSFSHIIFGDPGCSAETAESDIGACINIAQEIGMSFKSFIFPRNAEGCLSVLKQYGFTAYRGMDKTWFYDIQQKKLQKIFHYLDELLMISPRSVQIEEPLEGLFNIPGSMLYLAKDGVRSFIPVSFRVKKAKKGIDKAIKNKEIFHLWFHPFNLVGHYEDKMLSAFEEILQYANVKKKEGILKIMTMQQIVERYTNGR